One genomic segment of Pagrus major chromosome 13, Pma_NU_1.0 includes these proteins:
- the ovca2 gene encoding esterase OVCA2: MAPLRVLCIHGYRQTGSSFREKTGALRKLLKKQVELVYMSAPHSVQQASSEAPDKENGSGPGPGGDEDQRGWWFSDVQARSFSAQQQCEESLGIDESLMAVREAVKVQGPFDGILGFSQGAAFVAMLCSLQEQKLEPEFNFRFAILVAGFRSACKEHQTFYSTPLLIPSLHVFGLEDRVIPDNMSRELLPSFQDPQLLTHPGGHFVPAASAHRQTYQEFLNKFQ, translated from the exons ATGGCGCCCCTCCGGGTCCTGTGCATCCATGGGTACCGTCAGACCGGCAGCTCGTTCCGGGAAAAGACGGGAGCTCTGCGGAAGCTGCTGAAGAAACAGGTGGAGCTCGTTTACATGAGTGCACCGCACAGTGTGCAGCAAGCCAGCAGTGAAG CTCCGGACAAGGAGAATGGTTCAGGTCCTGGACCTGGAGGCGATGAGGACCAGAGGGGTTGGTGGTTTTCCGATGTCCAGGCTCGGAGTTTCAGcgcacagcagcagtgtgaggaAAGCTTGGGAATCGATGAGAGCCTGATGGCTGTAAGAGAAGCTGTGAAGGTCCAAGGCCCATTTGACGGCATCCTGGGCTTTAGTCAGGGAGCTGCTTTTGTGGCCATGCTGTGCTCTCTTCAGGAGCAAAAACTGGAGCCAGAGTTCAACTTCCGCTTTGCCATACTTGTCGCTGGTTTTCGCAGCGCATGTAAGGAACACCAGACGTTCTACAGTACTCCCCTCCTGATCCCGTCCCTGCATGTGTTTGGACTGGAGGACCGAGTCATCCCTGACAACATGAGCAGGGAGCTTCTCCCCTCCTTCCAAGACCCGCAGCTTCTGACCCATCCGGGTGGCCATTTTGTTCCAGCTGCTTCTGCTCACAGACAAACCTACCAGGAATTTCTTAATAAATTCCAGTAA